One segment of Streptomyces sp. XD-27 DNA contains the following:
- a CDS encoding AAA family ATPase → MDSGGRKSRGLLERDSELDAVDSILDDLCGIGARAGAGLVATGGVIAFAGPAGVGKTVLLGELRRGALDRGCTVLSARGGEHEQGVAFHVVRQLVQPVLAAAAEEEQRAILGSWYDIVAPAVGLVVPSGGGAPDPQGVRDGIDWLVTRFAVQQAPVVIILDDAHWADAESLDWLTAFAPRTADLPLLLATGYRPDDLSADAVAFRRLTERQGSRPHVLAPLTPHAVGRLLRDRLGEDADDAFCRECWAVTGGNPFEVTELAAKVRDRDLKPLSANIAELRGLVSTAKENGLCERMERLGSEAVRLAMAIAVLGAEATPALAANIAALSAGRTAELIAGLRGARILARGGPGQDQVEFFHPTIATAVYRSIPPAMRVAMHGQAATVVIDAGRGALAASRHMLEMHPEGDTWVVGQLREAARDFLRAGAPDAARRCLERALREPPSLDDRAAVLFELGCSAALTEPATTVNHLRAALDEPILDPALREAVTVRLAQAYAHSGRMAEAERTVAEEARRAASTRTRLRMQVEQFTWNAFRADEEDSPARSRRLARLVDRLGGRGRAERYLLGLRAFDAVVRGEPSGTALRYAEEALGGGLSWTEDDWGFEVPVSVALTFMYCDEPGRAEELFSEGIAACERKGWRGSHLAFGLTLLGYIRYRRGRLAEAEELVREGLRIAARVGTSTPAQWAAVGTLVQTLLATGRVAEAQEMAAAHGYGRVVPEAVVYPDSQAVYGELLLAGNLHREARQQLTAAGRRLDRRGMRNPAWCPWQLHLSQALAHTEPDRALEVSHEAVRRARQFGTASAIGQALHSAATVARGPERIKLLAEAVSHLERSPSAYDLALALVDHGAALRRLGLPQEAGDRLYRGLEGALHCGADALVARARDELSAIGLRPMQLRVAESGTLTRQEQAAAERAAAGEPDVRIADELGMTEQDVARLLSNVYRKVGTNRSGLATLIEPGEDADRQAR, encoded by the coding sequence GTGGACAGCGGGGGCCGAAAGAGCCGCGGGTTACTGGAGCGGGACTCCGAACTCGACGCGGTCGACAGCATATTGGACGATCTCTGCGGGATCGGAGCCCGAGCCGGAGCCGGCCTGGTCGCCACCGGAGGGGTGATCGCGTTCGCGGGCCCGGCGGGCGTCGGCAAGACCGTGCTCCTGGGCGAGCTGCGCCGCGGCGCGCTGGACCGCGGCTGCACCGTGCTGTCCGCGCGCGGCGGCGAACACGAACAGGGCGTGGCCTTCCACGTCGTACGCCAGCTCGTGCAGCCGGTGCTCGCGGCGGCGGCCGAGGAGGAGCAACGCGCCATCCTGGGCAGCTGGTACGACATCGTGGCGCCCGCCGTCGGACTGGTGGTCCCCTCGGGCGGCGGCGCCCCCGACCCGCAAGGCGTCCGCGACGGCATCGACTGGCTCGTCACCCGGTTCGCCGTGCAGCAGGCACCGGTCGTCATCATCCTGGACGACGCGCACTGGGCGGACGCCGAGTCCCTGGACTGGCTCACCGCGTTCGCGCCCCGCACCGCGGACCTGCCCCTGCTCCTCGCCACTGGCTACCGTCCCGACGACCTGTCGGCGGACGCCGTCGCCTTCCGCAGGCTCACCGAGCGCCAGGGCTCCCGGCCGCACGTGCTGGCCCCGCTGACCCCGCACGCGGTCGGCCGCCTGCTGCGCGACCGGCTCGGCGAGGACGCCGACGACGCGTTCTGCCGCGAGTGCTGGGCCGTCACCGGCGGCAACCCGTTCGAGGTCACCGAACTGGCCGCCAAGGTCCGCGACCGCGACCTCAAACCCCTGTCGGCGAACATCGCCGAGCTGCGCGGACTGGTCTCCACGGCCAAGGAGAACGGCCTGTGCGAGCGGATGGAGCGGCTCGGCAGCGAGGCCGTCCGCCTCGCCATGGCCATCGCCGTGCTCGGCGCCGAGGCCACCCCGGCACTGGCCGCCAACATCGCCGCCCTCAGCGCCGGGCGGACCGCCGAGCTCATCGCGGGACTCCGCGGCGCCCGGATCCTCGCCCGCGGCGGACCCGGCCAGGACCAGGTCGAGTTCTTCCACCCGACGATCGCCACCGCCGTGTACCGGTCGATCCCGCCCGCCATGCGCGTCGCGATGCACGGCCAGGCCGCCACCGTCGTCATCGACGCGGGCCGCGGCGCGCTCGCCGCCAGCCGGCACATGCTGGAGATGCACCCCGAGGGCGACACCTGGGTGGTCGGCCAGCTCCGCGAGGCGGCCCGCGACTTCCTGCGCGCCGGCGCCCCGGACGCCGCGCGCCGCTGCCTGGAGCGGGCCCTGCGCGAGCCGCCGAGCCTGGACGACCGGGCCGCCGTCCTGTTCGAACTCGGCTGCTCCGCCGCCCTCACCGAACCCGCGACGACCGTCAACCACCTGCGGGCCGCCCTCGACGAGCCGATCCTGGACCCCGCGCTCCGCGAAGCGGTCACCGTCCGGCTCGCCCAGGCGTACGCGCACAGCGGCCGGATGGCCGAGGCGGAGCGCACCGTCGCCGAAGAGGCCCGGCGGGCCGCCAGCACCAGGACCCGGCTGCGCATGCAGGTCGAGCAGTTCACCTGGAACGCCTTCCGCGCCGACGAGGAGGACTCACCCGCCCGCTCCCGGCGGCTGGCCCGGCTCGTCGACCGGCTCGGCGGCCGCGGACGGGCGGAGCGCTATCTGCTGGGGCTGCGGGCCTTCGACGCGGTGGTGCGCGGCGAACCCTCCGGCACCGCCCTGCGCTACGCCGAGGAGGCCCTCGGCGGCGGGCTCAGCTGGACCGAGGACGACTGGGGCTTCGAGGTCCCCGTCAGCGTCGCCCTCACCTTCATGTACTGCGACGAGCCCGGACGCGCCGAGGAGCTGTTCAGCGAGGGCATCGCCGCATGCGAGCGCAAGGGCTGGCGCGGCTCCCACCTCGCGTTCGGGCTCACCCTGCTCGGGTACATCCGCTACCGGCGCGGCCGGCTCGCCGAGGCCGAGGAACTGGTCCGCGAGGGACTGCGGATCGCCGCCCGGGTCGGCACCTCCACGCCCGCCCAGTGGGCCGCGGTCGGCACCCTCGTCCAGACGCTGCTCGCCACCGGCCGGGTCGCCGAGGCACAGGAGATGGCCGCCGCCCACGGGTACGGCCGCGTGGTCCCCGAGGCCGTGGTGTACCCGGACTCCCAGGCCGTCTACGGCGAACTGCTGCTGGCCGGCAACCTGCACCGCGAGGCACGGCAGCAGCTCACCGCGGCCGGCCGTCGGCTCGACCGGCGCGGGATGCGCAACCCCGCCTGGTGCCCCTGGCAGCTCCACCTCTCCCAGGCCCTCGCGCACACCGAACCCGACCGCGCCCTGGAGGTCTCCCACGAAGCGGTACGCCGGGCCCGGCAGTTCGGCACCGCGTCCGCCATCGGCCAGGCCCTGCACAGCGCCGCGACCGTGGCCAGGGGACCGGAGCGGATCAAGCTCCTCGCCGAGGCCGTCAGCCACCTGGAGCGCTCGCCGTCCGCCTACGACCTCGCGCTGGCGCTGGTCGACCACGGCGCCGCGCTGCGGCGGCTCGGCCTGCCCCAGGAAGCGGGCGACCGGCTCTACCGGGGACTGGAGGGCGCCCTCCACTGCGGCGCCGACGCGCTGGTGGCCCGCGCCCGCGACGAGCTGTCCGCCATCGGGCTCCGCCCCATGCAGCTGCGCGTCGCGGAGAGCGGCACCCTCACCCGGCAGGAGCAGGCCGCCGCCGAGCGCGCCGCGGCCGGGGAGCCCGACGTCCGTATCGCGGACGAGCTGGGGATGACCGAGCAGGACGTGGCCCGGCTGCTGTCCAACGTCTACCGCAAGGTCGGCACCAACCGGTCCGGGCTCGCCACCCTGATAGAGCCCGGCGAGGACGCCGACCGGCAGGCCCGCTGA
- a CDS encoding N-acetylmuramoyl-L-alanine amidase — protein sequence MRAAGAAAATALLLPLLAAAPSATAAPPRSDTLQRAFADAAERYHVPRSVLLGVSYLESRWDGHRGAPSVTGGYGPMHLTDAATALAEAPHHGHGTEDARGDSARAVRTADAERPAAPAPASLPARLRTLERAAELTGLAADALRRDEAANVRGGAALLAATQRRLGLPLSADPADWYAAVADYSGASDAGTAKVFADDVFTVIRDGERRVTEAGQRVVLDAAPSLTPRTRQLSALGLRRQARDGHVECPWTVACEWIPAPYQDLGDGDYGNHDKGSRPVSQKIDYIVIHDTEATWDTTLKLVQDPKYVSWHYSLRSADGHIAQHLATRDIGWHAGNWYVNAKSVGLEHEGFLAAPDAWYTEAMYRTSARLVRHLAGKYGIPLDRQHILGHDTVPGTLTPAIKGMHTDPGPYWDWAHYFRLLGAPFTRTAGPHGGLVTIRPDYDTHQPLYTGCVKPADACPPHGSGAVRLHTAPSDTAPLVQDIGLRPDGGPSTTGVNDTGARASTGQRYAVAERAGDWTAIWYLGQKAWFRNPAGQPTAVDAAGWVVTPKEGSAEVPVYGRAYPEKEAYPEGVPVQAVSPLPYKLLAGQRYALGLATRGEYLWATTFDPAGHKVVRGAETYYQIQFGHRVAFVKAGDVTVRHSAGW from the coding sequence CTGCGGGCCGCGGGCGCCGCCGCGGCCACGGCCCTGCTCCTGCCCCTGCTCGCCGCGGCGCCGTCCGCCACGGCGGCCCCGCCGCGGTCCGACACCCTCCAGCGGGCCTTCGCCGACGCGGCCGAGCGGTACCACGTACCGCGGAGCGTGCTGCTGGGCGTGTCGTATCTGGAGTCCCGCTGGGACGGGCACCGGGGCGCGCCGAGCGTCACCGGCGGCTACGGCCCGATGCACCTCACCGACGCGGCGACCGCCCTGGCCGAGGCGCCGCACCACGGACACGGCACCGAGGACGCGCGCGGGGACTCCGCGCGCGCGGTGCGGACCGCCGATGCCGAACGGCCCGCGGCGCCCGCGCCGGCCTCGCTCCCGGCGCGGCTGCGCACCCTGGAGCGCGCGGCGGAGCTGACCGGACTGGCCGCCGACGCGCTGCGCCGCGACGAGGCGGCCAACGTGCGCGGTGGCGCCGCGCTGCTGGCAGCCACCCAGCGCAGACTGGGGCTGCCGCTGAGTGCCGACCCCGCCGACTGGTACGCCGCCGTGGCGGACTACTCCGGGGCCTCGGACGCCGGCACCGCCAAGGTCTTCGCCGACGACGTCTTCACGGTGATCCGCGACGGCGAGCGGCGCGTCACCGAGGCGGGCCAGCGGGTGGTGCTCGACGCCGCCCCCTCGCTCACCCCCAGGACCCGGCAGCTGAGCGCGCTGGGGCTGCGGCGGCAGGCCCGGGACGGGCACGTGGAGTGCCCCTGGACCGTGGCGTGCGAGTGGATCCCGGCCCCGTACCAGGACCTCGGGGACGGCGACTACGGCAACCACGACAAGGGCAGCCGCCCGGTGTCCCAGAAGATCGACTACATCGTCATCCACGACACCGAGGCCACGTGGGACACCACCCTGAAGCTGGTGCAGGACCCGAAATACGTGTCCTGGCACTACTCGCTGCGCTCCGCCGACGGGCACATCGCGCAGCATCTGGCCACCAGGGACATCGGCTGGCACGCGGGCAACTGGTACGTCAACGCCAAGTCCGTGGGCCTGGAGCACGAGGGGTTCCTGGCCGCGCCCGACGCCTGGTACACGGAGGCGATGTACCGCACCTCCGCCCGGCTGGTGCGGCACCTGGCGGGGAAGTACGGCATCCCGCTGGACCGGCAGCACATCCTGGGGCACGACACCGTGCCGGGCACCCTGACCCCGGCGATCAAGGGCATGCACACCGACCCCGGCCCGTACTGGGACTGGGCGCACTACTTCAGGCTGCTGGGCGCGCCCTTCACCCGTACGGCCGGGCCGCACGGCGGTCTGGTCACCATCCGCCCCGACTACGACACGCACCAGCCGCTGTACACGGGCTGCGTGAAGCCCGCCGACGCGTGCCCGCCGCACGGCTCGGGTGCGGTGCGGCTGCACACCGCGCCGAGCGACACGGCTCCGCTGGTCCAGGACATCGGGCTGCGACCCGACGGCGGCCCGTCGACCACCGGCGTCAACGACACGGGCGCGCGGGCGTCCACGGGCCAGCGATACGCGGTCGCGGAGCGCGCCGGCGACTGGACGGCGATCTGGTACCTGGGGCAGAAGGCGTGGTTCCGCAACCCGGCGGGGCAGCCGACCGCGGTGGACGCCGCCGGGTGGGTCGTGACGCCGAAGGAGGGGTCGGCCGAGGTACCGGTGTACGGACGCGCGTACCCGGAGAAGGAGGCGTACCCGGAGGGCGTCCCGGTGCAGGCGGTCTCGCCGCTGCCGTACAAGCTGCTCGCGGGGCAGCGCTACGCCCTGGGGCTCGCGACCCGCGGCGAGTATCTGTGGGCGACGACGTTCGACCCCGCCGGGCACAAGGTGGTGCGGGGTGCGGAGACGTACTACCAGATCCAGTTCGGGCACCGGGTGGCGTTCGTGAAGGCCGGCGATGTGACGGTGCGTCATTCGGCGGGGTGGTAG
- a CDS encoding aminoglycoside phosphotransferase family protein — MYAASSSVSAPSRPYRQPHPGGGPFLDPTHGGRARRAQALAPQPLGGRLDLSGPQGAQLRTAITAVHRICPEFNPVQVLRRSGRTVLLVGTTGRSTAVAKCLLDHSSAWAERFQGEIATYRTFVRHRPPVRVPRLIAADPDNCTLVIERMPGRVAAAQRHPVEPPPRADIRAAIAAICRINGWRPPAGRFDAPLDYGARLTRYHELGLLTDRDMGDLQKLMHGLAHAPGRQSRGQFCHGDALLNNILLSPAGPVLIDWDHAGWYLPGYDLATLWTALGDAPGARREISGLAQADGPAARDAFLVNLMLVLTREIRRYETAVQRTMTDPAPVTPGAAAAGEEHRLLLRRLHDDCALARRAVRAAVGTR, encoded by the coding sequence ATGTACGCAGCATCGTCCTCCGTGTCCGCTCCATCCCGGCCCTACCGCCAGCCGCACCCCGGCGGAGGGCCCTTCCTCGACCCCACCCATGGCGGACGGGCACGGCGAGCCCAGGCACTCGCGCCGCAGCCGCTGGGCGGACGGCTCGACCTGTCCGGCCCGCAGGGCGCGCAGCTGCGCACGGCGATCACCGCGGTGCACCGGATCTGCCCGGAGTTCAACCCCGTCCAGGTGCTCCGGCGGAGCGGGCGGACCGTACTCCTGGTGGGCACCACAGGGCGCAGCACCGCGGTGGCCAAGTGCCTGCTGGACCACTCGTCGGCGTGGGCGGAGCGGTTCCAAGGAGAAATAGCGACATACCGCACGTTCGTCCGGCACCGACCCCCGGTGCGCGTACCCCGGCTGATCGCCGCGGACCCGGACAACTGCACACTGGTCATCGAGCGGATGCCCGGCCGGGTCGCGGCCGCCCAGCGGCATCCGGTCGAGCCGCCGCCCCGGGCCGACATCCGGGCCGCGATCGCCGCGATCTGCCGGATCAACGGCTGGCGCCCGCCGGCCGGCCGGTTCGACGCGCCGCTCGACTACGGCGCCCGGCTGACGCGCTACCACGAGCTGGGGCTGCTCACCGACCGGGACATGGGCGACCTGCAGAAGCTCATGCACGGGCTGGCGCACGCCCCGGGGCGGCAGAGCCGCGGCCAGTTCTGCCACGGCGACGCCCTGCTCAACAACATCCTGCTCTCCCCCGCCGGCCCGGTGCTGATCGACTGGGACCACGCGGGCTGGTACCTGCCCGGGTACGACCTGGCGACGCTGTGGACCGCGCTCGGCGACGCCCCCGGCGCGCGGCGCGAGATCAGCGGGCTGGCGCAGGCGGACGGCCCGGCGGCACGGGACGCCTTCCTGGTGAACCTGATGCTCGTACTGACCCGGGAGATCCGCCGGTACGAGACGGCCGTGCAGCGCACCATGACCGACCCGGCTCCGGTGACGCCGGGCGCGGCCGCGGCCGGCGAGGAGCACCGGTTGCTGCTGCGCAGGCTGCACGACGACTGCGCGCTCGCACGGCGTGCGGTACGGGCCGCGGTGGGGACCCGCTGA